In Deltaproteobacteria bacterium, a single genomic region encodes these proteins:
- a CDS encoding helix-turn-helix transcriptional regulator, with protein sequence MLDLPKLSAPAKDGVRLRHASAPSAFLAAPIGTSITGRSFAVWVQSPERLGAIHTSIDAPRELDTLAALLPVLVHPQLAPRYDILHDLGEVRSVDESRFVFLEGALRTWIDALAQRVRRLAIVRPSGLVGAAVAGLVHDWVVGRIDARLFHDREQAHTWLAMSAVEVDAIERERDALVGPELLRRVREVVAGDHASATLASVAAALGTGARTLQRTLQRLDTSVRDEILRGRIDAAKAMLRAGDDKIAAIAQAVGFASNAAFCVAFQKQVGVTPSCYRGHRRDDARVRRTTDAPVVDAKP encoded by the coding sequence GTGCTCGACTTGCCGAAACTGTCGGCTCCAGCGAAGGACGGTGTGCGGCTGCGCCATGCAAGTGCGCCGTCGGCGTTCCTCGCCGCGCCGATCGGCACATCGATCACTGGCCGCAGCTTCGCGGTCTGGGTGCAGTCCCCCGAGCGCCTGGGCGCCATCCACACCAGCATCGACGCGCCACGGGAGCTCGACACGCTCGCGGCGCTGCTGCCGGTGCTGGTGCATCCGCAGCTGGCGCCGCGCTACGACATCCTGCACGACCTCGGTGAGGTTCGATCGGTCGACGAGTCGCGCTTCGTGTTCCTCGAAGGGGCGTTGCGCACGTGGATCGACGCGCTGGCGCAGCGCGTGCGCCGACTGGCCATCGTGCGGCCGAGCGGCCTGGTCGGCGCCGCGGTGGCCGGGCTCGTGCACGACTGGGTCGTCGGCCGGATCGACGCGCGCCTGTTCCACGACCGCGAGCAGGCCCACACCTGGCTCGCGATGTCGGCCGTCGAGGTCGATGCGATCGAGCGCGAGCGCGACGCGCTGGTGGGTCCCGAGTTGCTGCGGCGGGTCCGCGAGGTCGTCGCCGGTGACCACGCGAGCGCGACGCTGGCGTCGGTGGCGGCCGCACTGGGCACCGGCGCACGCACGCTGCAGCGCACGCTGCAGCGGCTCGACACCAGCGTCCGCGACGAGATCCTCCGTGGCCGCATCGATGCCGCCAAGGCGATGCTGCGCGCCGGCGACGACAAGATCGCCGCGATTGCGCAGGCGGTCGGCTTCGCTTCGAACGCCGCGTTCTGCGTCGCCTTCCAGAAGCAGGTCGGCGTGACGCCGTCGTGCTACCGCGGCCACCGTCGCGATGACGCTCGCGTGCGCCGAACCACCGATGCGCCCGTCGTTGACGCGAAACCGTAG
- a CDS encoding HlyD family efflux transporter periplasmic adaptor subunit, producing MSMRAVGLVVASAAVFAATVRVGDYARGPAVIRMEGRQVLASLAAGSVTEIPVQPGQRVRAGAVLLRLDDGPQRAELEHAVGEYELLLGRLLREPDDEGLRKQLASLDVAAKLARSRLDERVLVAPQDGTISDIRVRVGQAVQPGDALVAVDRPDSRPLVVAMLPGHERPRLSGDRTRMLLELDGFPRIRVPVEVRSIADEVVGPAEALRFLGKDQDGAVELHGPVVMVEASIDGNEFESDDGSYRFYDGMQGALEIEVDSRTLLESVLPGTAGRR from the coding sequence GTGAGCATGCGCGCCGTGGGGCTGGTGGTGGCGTCGGCGGCGGTGTTCGCCGCCACGGTGCGAGTCGGCGACTACGCCCGCGGCCCGGCGGTGATCCGCATGGAAGGTCGGCAGGTGCTGGCCTCGCTCGCGGCCGGCAGCGTGACGGAGATCCCGGTGCAGCCAGGTCAACGCGTGCGGGCGGGCGCGGTGCTGCTGCGACTCGACGACGGCCCCCAGCGCGCCGAGCTCGAGCACGCCGTCGGCGAGTACGAGCTGCTGCTGGGCCGCCTGCTCCGCGAGCCCGACGACGAAGGTCTGCGCAAGCAGCTGGCGTCGCTCGACGTCGCCGCGAAGCTCGCACGCAGCCGCCTCGACGAGCGCGTGCTGGTGGCGCCGCAAGACGGCACCATCTCCGACATCCGCGTGCGCGTGGGCCAGGCCGTGCAACCCGGCGACGCGTTGGTGGCGGTCGATCGCCCCGACTCGCGACCGCTGGTGGTGGCGATGCTACCCGGCCACGAGCGCCCGCGGCTGTCGGGCGATCGCACGCGGATGCTGCTCGAGCTCGACGGCTTCCCGCGCATCCGCGTGCCGGTCGAGGTCCGCAGCATCGCCGACGAGGTGGTCGGCCCGGCCGAGGCGCTGCGGTTCCTCGGCAAGGACCAAGACGGCGCGGTCGAGCTGCACGGCCCGGTCGTGATGGTCGAGGCGTCGATCGACGGCAACGAGTTCGAGTCGGACGACGGGAGCTATCGCTTCTACGACGGCATGCAGGGCGCCCTCGAGATCGAGGTCGACTCGCGCACGCTGCTCGAGTCGGTGCTACCGGGGACGGCGGGTCGTCGATGA
- a CDS encoding peptidase domain-containing ABC transporter yields the protein MSAATPTPDEPPRGQTAEPEPAGREPRFRALLRLGVTARGRHIPFVQQVTNADCGAASLAMVLAYHGKHIALDELRRMLGAELGVDAVALLQAARHFGLRGRGVRAELDELECLPRGAILHWDFNHFVVLESISRTHVVLVDPAIGRRRVPMSRFANSFTGVALLFEPGEGFTTSSAPPRPRTMFRQVLGHRELWLRIVTLSAMIQVLALGLPLLTSVLVDRVVPRRDFDLLWVLAGGLALMVGFHFLTSWIRSNLLVQLRTLLDAELTVGFVDHLLALPLSYFQRRSTGDLMMRLGSNSTVREIMTSSALSAVLDGTMVVLYLVLIVWVSPTLGLLVLGLASVLSLLFVAVRRRQRELMAEGLVAQARSSGFEVEMLTGIETLKSMGAEHRAIDRWSNLFTDHLNVALTRSRLDALVTATSGAFSVAAPLVVLGTGALLVLRGDLSLGTMLGLSALAGGFLGPVSALVDTGFKLQLLGSYLDRIEDVLGATTEQHGRATTWAPKLSGALLARGLTFRYDATVAPAVLDVDLEIPAGAFVAIVGPSGAGKSTLAKLLLGLYPPTSGHVLVDAMDLNSLDLGSVRRQFGVVPQQPALFAMSVRDNIALGRPGVPLDQVIAAARLAAVHDDLIALPMGYETVLADAGASLSGGQRQRLALARALLFDPAVLVLDEATSALDAITEHAVQSALATLRCTRIVVAHRLSTVMSADLIVVMDHGRVVEVGTHADLVARHGTYQQLYRRQLVATAAEGSTP from the coding sequence ATGAGCGCGGCGACGCCGACCCCCGACGAGCCGCCGCGCGGCCAGACCGCGGAGCCCGAGCCCGCCGGCCGCGAGCCCCGCTTCCGCGCGCTGCTGCGACTCGGCGTCACGGCCCGCGGGCGTCACATCCCGTTCGTACAGCAGGTCACCAACGCGGACTGCGGCGCGGCCTCGTTGGCGATGGTGCTGGCCTATCACGGCAAGCACATCGCGCTCGACGAGCTGCGACGCATGCTCGGGGCCGAGCTCGGCGTCGACGCGGTCGCGCTGCTGCAGGCCGCACGGCACTTCGGCCTGCGCGGTCGCGGGGTGCGGGCCGAGCTCGACGAGCTCGAGTGCCTGCCGCGGGGAGCAATCCTCCACTGGGACTTCAACCACTTCGTGGTGCTCGAGAGCATCTCGCGCACCCACGTGGTCCTGGTCGACCCGGCGATCGGCCGCCGCCGTGTGCCGATGTCGCGCTTCGCCAACAGCTTCACCGGTGTCGCGCTGCTGTTCGAGCCCGGCGAGGGCTTCACGACCTCGAGCGCGCCGCCGCGGCCGCGCACGATGTTCCGTCAGGTGCTGGGTCACCGCGAGCTGTGGCTGCGCATCGTCACGCTGTCGGCGATGATCCAGGTGCTCGCACTGGGCTTGCCGCTGCTGACCTCGGTCTTGGTCGATCGCGTGGTGCCCCGTCGCGATTTCGACCTGCTGTGGGTGCTGGCCGGCGGGCTGGCGCTGATGGTCGGGTTCCACTTCCTCACCTCGTGGATCCGCTCGAACCTGCTGGTCCAGCTGCGCACGTTGCTCGACGCCGAGCTCACGGTCGGCTTCGTCGATCACCTGCTGGCGCTGCCGCTGTCGTACTTCCAGCGCCGCTCGACCGGCGACCTGATGATGCGGCTGGGCAGCAACTCGACCGTGCGCGAGATCATGACCTCGAGCGCATTGTCGGCGGTCCTCGACGGCACCATGGTGGTGCTGTACCTGGTGCTCATCGTGTGGGTGAGCCCGACCCTGGGCCTGCTGGTGCTGGGCCTCGCGAGCGTGTTGTCGCTGCTGTTCGTGGCGGTGCGACGTCGGCAGCGCGAGCTGATGGCCGAGGGTCTGGTGGCGCAGGCCCGCAGCTCCGGCTTCGAGGTCGAGATGTTGACCGGCATCGAGACCCTCAAGTCGATGGGCGCCGAGCACCGCGCGATCGATCGCTGGTCGAACCTCTTCACCGATCACCTCAACGTGGCCCTCACGCGCTCGCGGCTCGACGCGCTGGTCACCGCGACCTCGGGGGCGTTCTCGGTGGCCGCGCCGTTGGTGGTGCTCGGCACCGGCGCGCTGCTGGTACTGCGCGGCGATCTCAGCCTCGGCACCATGCTGGGCCTGTCGGCGCTGGCGGGCGGATTCCTCGGCCCGGTCTCCGCGCTGGTCGACACCGGCTTCAAGCTGCAGCTGCTCGGCAGCTACCTCGACCGCATCGAGGACGTGCTGGGCGCGACCACCGAGCAGCACGGCAGGGCCACCACGTGGGCGCCCAAGCTGAGCGGCGCGCTGCTGGCCCGCGGGCTCACCTTCCGCTACGACGCCACCGTCGCGCCGGCGGTGCTCGACGTCGATCTCGAGATCCCCGCCGGTGCGTTCGTCGCGATCGTCGGGCCCTCGGGCGCCGGCAAGTCGACCCTCGCCAAGCTGCTGCTGGGGCTGTACCCGCCCACCTCGGGTCACGTGCTGGTCGACGCGATGGATCTCAACTCGCTCGATCTCGGCTCGGTGCGGCGGCAGTTCGGTGTGGTGCCGCAGCAGCCCGCCCTGTTCGCGATGTCGGTGCGCGACAACATCGCGCTCGGCCGCCCCGGGGTCCCGCTCGATCAGGTGATCGCGGCCGCGCGGCTGGCCGCAGTGCACGACGACCTCATCGCGCTGCCGATGGGCTACGAGACGGTGCTCGCCGACGCCGGCGCTTCGCTGTCGGGCGGCCAGCGCCAGCGGCTCGCACTGGCCCGCGCGCTGCTGTTCGACCCCGCGGTGCTGGTGCTCGACGAGGCCACCAGCGCGCTCGATGCCATCACCGAGCACGCGGTGCAGAGCGCACTGGCGACGCTCCGGTGCACGCGCATCGTCGTGGCCCACCGCCTGAGTACGGTCATGAGCGCCGATCTCATCGTGGTGATGGATCACGGACGCGTGGTCGAGGTCGGCACCCACGCCGACCTGGTCGCGCGACACGGTACCTACCAGCAGCTCTATCGCCGCCAGCTGGTCGCGACCGCGGCCGAGGGGTCGACGCCGTGA
- a CDS encoding HlyD family efflux transporter periplasmic adaptor subunit → MTRTRAAVVVLALAVPVGCREDARIAMVAEADDDASAPAALDPTDDALAARGMLGVVVPRREIRLATDDIARIQDVLVEVGDRVEANTRVVVLDDSAERSELRSAQAGVRSAEAEARRLALQARHSSSEAARASKLAGIVSDDELSRLRHDEGSAALGSKRAGADAAARRAEADLIASRIEKSVLRAPFAGVVVERLADAGAIVGAGEPIVHVISDELVLRFAAPAAALERLAEGAAIHVSFVELGLELDTVVQTVAPEIDSATRIVMIEAALPLSPEQRARVRAGATARVRPAS, encoded by the coding sequence GTGACGCGCACGCGGGCCGCGGTGGTGGTGCTCGCGCTGGCCGTGCCCGTGGGTTGCCGCGAGGACGCCCGCATCGCAATGGTCGCCGAGGCCGACGACGACGCCTCTGCGCCTGCGGCGCTGGACCCCACCGACGACGCCCTCGCCGCCCGCGGGATGCTCGGCGTGGTGGTGCCGCGGCGCGAGATCCGACTCGCCACCGACGACATCGCCCGCATCCAGGACGTGCTGGTGGAGGTCGGCGATCGCGTCGAGGCGAACACCCGGGTGGTCGTGCTCGACGACAGCGCCGAGCGCAGCGAGCTGCGTTCCGCCCAGGCCGGCGTGCGATCGGCCGAGGCGGAGGCGCGACGCCTGGCCCTGCAGGCGCGGCACTCGAGCTCCGAGGCCGCGCGCGCCAGCAAGCTCGCGGGCATCGTCTCCGACGACGAGCTCAGCCGACTGCGCCACGACGAGGGCAGCGCGGCGCTGGGCAGCAAGCGCGCGGGGGCCGACGCGGCCGCCCGGCGGGCCGAGGCCGACCTCATTGCCTCGCGCATCGAGAAGTCGGTGCTGCGGGCACCGTTCGCCGGCGTGGTGGTCGAGCGACTCGCCGACGCCGGCGCGATCGTGGGCGCCGGCGAACCCATCGTGCACGTCATCTCCGATGAGCTGGTGCTGCGCTTCGCCGCGCCCGCGGCCGCGCTCGAGCGGCTCGCCGAGGGCGCGGCGATCCACGTCAGCTTCGTCGAGCTGGGCCTCGAGCTCGACACCGTCGTGCAGACGGTGGCACCCGAGATCGACTCGGCCACCCGCATCGTGATGATCGAGGCCGCGCTGCCGCTGTCGCCCGAGCAGCGCGCCCGGGTGCGCGCCGGCGCGACCGCCCGCGTGCGCCCCGCGAGCTAG
- a CDS encoding acyl-CoA/acyl-ACP dehydrogenase — protein MPTHASDLLAEIDRVANDVIAPAAARVDAEGEFPRASIDALAKLGALGILSDASVGGLALGLGVASRAVERVARACGSTAMIYAMHLCGTAVIEAHGSVERRRAVASGAELTTLAFSEVGSRSMFWAPTSTATAADGGVRLDAKKSWVTSAHHADTYVWSSRPVAADGPSTIWLVPRTTPGVVVSGGFDGLGLRGNDSCPVTATGASLPASARLGADGAGFDVMMGVVLPTFQVLNASCSLGLMNAAIGRSIAHCTATKFEHTGASLADNPVTRAYLARMKLAADGVATLLADTAAALAEGRADASLRVLQSKAAAGETATSVLDLAMRVCGGAAFRKEIGVDRYFRDARAASVMAPTTDTLYEFMGRALCGMPLA, from the coding sequence ATGCCTACCCACGCCTCCGATCTGCTCGCCGAAATCGATCGTGTCGCCAACGACGTGATCGCGCCCGCCGCCGCCCGCGTCGACGCCGAGGGCGAGTTCCCCCGCGCGTCGATCGACGCACTCGCAAAGCTCGGCGCGCTCGGCATCCTGAGCGACGCATCGGTCGGCGGACTCGCGCTCGGCCTCGGCGTGGCCTCGCGCGCGGTCGAGCGCGTCGCGCGGGCCTGCGGCTCGACCGCGATGATCTATGCGATGCACCTGTGCGGCACCGCGGTGATCGAGGCCCACGGCAGTGTCGAGCGCCGCCGCGCGGTCGCCAGCGGCGCGGAGCTCACCACGCTCGCGTTCTCCGAGGTCGGCTCGCGCAGCATGTTCTGGGCCCCGACCAGCACCGCAACCGCGGCCGACGGTGGCGTGCGCCTCGACGCCAAGAAGAGCTGGGTGACCTCGGCCCACCACGCCGACACCTACGTCTGGTCCTCGAGGCCAGTCGCCGCCGACGGTCCCAGCACGATCTGGCTGGTGCCGCGCACGACCCCGGGCGTGGTGGTGTCGGGCGGCTTCGATGGCCTGGGCCTGCGCGGCAACGACTCGTGTCCGGTCACCGCCACCGGCGCGTCGCTGCCGGCGTCGGCGCGACTGGGCGCCGACGGGGCCGGCTTCGACGTGATGATGGGCGTGGTGCTACCGACCTTCCAGGTCCTGAACGCGTCGTGCTCGCTGGGCCTGATGAACGCGGCGATCGGACGATCGATCGCCCACTGCACGGCGACCAAGTTCGAGCACACCGGCGCGAGCCTGGCCGACAACCCGGTCACCCGGGCCTACCTCGCGCGCATGAAGCTCGCCGCCGACGGTGTCGCGACGCTGCTGGCCGACACCGCAGCGGCGCTCGCCGAGGGCCGCGCCGATGCGAGCCTGCGCGTGCTGCAGTCGAAGGCCGCCGCCGGCGAGACCGCGACCTCCGTGCTCGACCTCGCGATGCGAGTCTGCGGCGGCGCGGCGTTCCGCAAGGAGATCGGCGTCGACCGCTACTTCCGCGACGCACGGGCCGCCAGCGTGATGGCGCCCACCACCGACACCCTCTACGAGTTCATGGGCCGCGCCCTGTGCGGGATGCCGCTGGCCTGA
- a CDS encoding PhnD/SsuA/transferrin family substrate-binding protein, which translates to MTRKTLLLGAVAYDPKVVTIWEGFREFFRAHDFEFDVVMFTNYERQVAAHLEGAIDVAWNSPLAWLQFEAAAKQRGREVRAVCMRDSDRDLTSFVVVREGGGVDTVEQLRGKTVAVGAADSPQATLIPLALLREHGLEPGRDLEVRRFDELVGKHGDHIGGERDAARALMAGEVAAACMIDGNHLLFAREGVLPTGGTKVLATTAPYDHCNFSVFADVADAPQQRRFVELLLAMDYGDAAVRTLMDLEGLKAWLPGRTSGYAQLERACAAFGVLQPFLDEVAGGR; encoded by the coding sequence ATGACACGCAAGACACTGTTGCTCGGCGCCGTCGCCTACGACCCCAAGGTGGTCACCATCTGGGAGGGCTTCCGCGAGTTCTTCCGCGCCCACGACTTCGAGTTCGACGTCGTGATGTTCACCAACTACGAGCGCCAGGTCGCCGCGCACCTCGAGGGTGCAATCGACGTGGCGTGGAACAGCCCGCTGGCGTGGCTGCAGTTCGAGGCCGCGGCCAAGCAGCGCGGTCGCGAGGTGCGGGCGGTGTGCATGCGCGACAGCGATCGCGATCTCACCTCGTTCGTGGTCGTGCGCGAGGGTGGTGGCGTCGACACCGTCGAGCAGCTGCGCGGCAAGACCGTCGCGGTCGGGGCCGCGGACTCGCCGCAGGCCACGCTCATCCCGCTGGCGCTGCTGCGCGAGCACGGGCTCGAGCCCGGGCGCGACCTCGAGGTGCGCCGCTTCGACGAGCTGGTCGGCAAGCACGGCGATCACATCGGCGGCGAGCGGGATGCCGCGCGCGCGCTGATGGCCGGCGAGGTCGCGGCCGCGTGCATGATCGACGGCAACCACCTGCTGTTCGCCCGTGAGGGCGTGCTGCCGACCGGCGGCACCAAGGTGCTCGCGACGACGGCGCCCTACGACCACTGTAACTTCAGCGTGTTCGCCGATGTCGCCGACGCGCCGCAGCAGCGCCGCTTCGTCGAGCTGCTGCTGGCGATGGACTACGGCGACGCAGCGGTGCGCACGCTGATGGACCTCGAGGGCCTGAAGGCGTGGCTGCCCGGTCGCACCAGCGGCTACGCCCAGCTCGAGCGCGCGTGCGCGGCGTTCGGCGTGCTGCAGCCGTTCCTCGACGAGGTCGCCGGCGGCCGATGA
- a CDS encoding ferritin-like domain-containing protein — protein sequence MSERDAGRSEATLVELGPLGLDDGGEVLLAWRLRALPVDAHVRVVGTRADLGLQARPWCRALGHTLLGSDAAGFELRKGSVFAARWRDALDTGGVDPRRDGAIAEQASPSWGLAARGARVEAGCAPLHFPWARREEVWADEAPGLYAQAAAAQWDPARAIPWDTALVHDDAIEDAVVQVMTYLIENETAALLVPARFLAQIHPHFREVLQVLAVQCADEARHIEVFTRRAALRHGALGSSSAGGQASLRTLVEEPDFAIASFLLAVLGEGSFLSLLWFLEAHGPDPITRTIAKLAAQDEARHVAFGLAHLQRHLAADPTLADRLAAAVHRRHDALAHTAGLNADVFEALVVLAAGSLTPQAIARGHAEVQALVHDMDRGRQRRLTRLGFAPAAAAALSELHTRNFM from the coding sequence ATGAGCGAGCGCGACGCCGGCCGCAGCGAAGCCACACTCGTCGAGCTCGGCCCACTCGGGCTCGACGACGGCGGCGAGGTGCTGCTGGCGTGGCGACTGCGAGCGCTGCCGGTCGACGCCCACGTGCGGGTGGTCGGCACGCGGGCCGACCTCGGGCTGCAGGCGCGTCCGTGGTGCCGCGCGCTCGGCCACACGTTGCTGGGCAGCGACGCGGCCGGCTTCGAGCTGCGCAAGGGCAGCGTGTTCGCGGCGCGGTGGCGCGACGCGCTGGACACCGGCGGCGTCGATCCGCGTCGCGACGGTGCGATCGCCGAGCAGGCCTCGCCGTCGTGGGGCCTGGCGGCCCGCGGCGCGCGCGTCGAGGCCGGCTGCGCACCGCTGCACTTCCCGTGGGCGCGGCGCGAGGAGGTGTGGGCCGACGAGGCGCCGGGCCTGTACGCCCAGGCCGCCGCCGCGCAGTGGGACCCCGCGCGCGCGATCCCGTGGGACACAGCGCTGGTGCACGACGACGCGATCGAGGACGCGGTCGTGCAGGTCATGACGTACCTCATCGAGAACGAGACCGCGGCGCTGTTGGTGCCGGCGCGGTTCCTCGCGCAGATCCACCCCCACTTCCGCGAGGTGTTGCAGGTGCTCGCGGTGCAGTGCGCCGACGAGGCCCGTCACATCGAGGTCTTCACGCGGCGCGCGGCGCTGCGCCACGGCGCGCTCGGCAGCTCCAGCGCCGGTGGGCAGGCCTCGCTGCGCACGTTGGTGGAGGAGCCCGACTTCGCGATCGCCTCGTTCCTGCTGGCGGTGCTGGGTGAGGGCTCGTTCCTCTCGCTGCTGTGGTTCCTCGAGGCCCACGGCCCCGACCCGATCACACGCACGATCGCCAAGCTGGCGGCGCAGGACGAGGCCCGCCACGTCGCGTTCGGGCTCGCGCATCTGCAGCGCCACCTCGCCGCCGATCCCACCCTGGCCGATCGCCTCGCCGCCGCGGTGCACCGCCGCCACGACGCACTCGCCCACACCGCGGGCCTGAACGCCGACGTGTTCGAGGCGCTGGTGGTGCTCGCCGCCGGCTCGCTCACCCCCCAGGCGATCGCGCGCGGACACGCCGAGGTGCAGGCGCTCGTGCACGACATGGACCGTGGCCGACAGCGTCGGCTCACCCGGCTGGGCTTCGCGCCCGCGGCCGCCGCAGCGCTCAGCGAGCTGCACACCCGCAACTTCATGTGA
- a CDS encoding DUF2878 family protein, with protein MNPTDSRLWTPLRLTLAFVLGGIGGAALDQIHVRMGVLYYPTPLWFDQAWWVVPLFGAATVATITGARMWVDASPTMREHELLDAGSWFVAAYWASGQWQAHPIGLLVAYVIAFLVRTQHRPTWWFALALAACGLVVEATISATGAFSYIHPDVFGLPLWLPGLYLHAAPFGLAVTTKLRR; from the coding sequence TTGAACCCGACCGACTCCCGACTCTGGACGCCGCTACGCCTCACCCTCGCCTTCGTGCTCGGTGGCATCGGCGGCGCCGCGCTCGATCAGATCCACGTGCGCATGGGCGTGCTCTACTACCCGACGCCGCTGTGGTTCGATCAGGCGTGGTGGGTGGTGCCGCTGTTCGGCGCCGCGACGGTCGCGACCATCACCGGCGCGCGCATGTGGGTCGACGCCTCGCCGACCATGCGCGAGCACGAGCTGCTCGACGCCGGCAGCTGGTTCGTGGCCGCGTACTGGGCCAGCGGCCAGTGGCAGGCCCACCCCATCGGGCTGCTGGTCGCGTACGTGATCGCGTTCCTGGTTCGCACGCAACATCGCCCGACCTGGTGGTTCGCGCTCGCGCTGGCGGCGTGCGGGCTCGTGGTCGAGGCGACGATCTCCGCGACCGGCGCCTTCTCGTACATCCACCCGGACGTCTTCGGCCTGCCGTTGTGGCTGCCCGGGCTCTATCTGCACGCGGCGCCGTTCGGGCTGGCGGTCACCACCAAGCTGCGCCGCTGA